A genomic stretch from Thermomonospora umbrina includes:
- a CDS encoding FAD-binding oxidoreductase: MRNVDDAARELRDAGVRTLLPRDQDYEEARLPWRRTTEHRPGLIAEAAGPADVRAVVRAAGAHGLPLTVMATGHGAVRPCDGGLLLRTAAMNGVRVDPERRTVRVAAGALWGDVVAAAAPFGLAPVSGSSPTVGVVGYTLGGGAGWLSRRYGYAADGLISAEVVTAEGEILTVGGDDHQDHPDLLWALRGGGGAFALVTALELPLYPVAEAYAGMAVFPFENAARALAVYRDWAWDEPDRSNTALMLMRMPDAPHLPEPLRGRPALGLRAFHLGDAEEAEAVLAPLRAAAGTPLMDMLRPITFADTSALFGPPPGPSRAEGRLELLRDLPEEAVAEVIGIVEDGGPVAGVEVRHWGGAMDRPPEGAGPVGHRDVPFSVMVGAEAAGPEESGPVGEAVAKAAARVRPYATGGSFLNFLGDPEATATAYTEEDHRRLVEIKRRYDPEDLLSGGHDFR, from the coding sequence ATGAGGAACGTCGATGACGCCGCACGGGAGCTGCGGGACGCCGGAGTCCGAACGCTGCTGCCCAGGGACCAGGACTACGAGGAGGCGCGGCTGCCGTGGCGTCGCACCACGGAGCACCGTCCCGGGCTGATCGCCGAGGCGGCGGGGCCCGCCGACGTTCGGGCGGTCGTCCGTGCGGCGGGCGCGCACGGCCTTCCCCTGACGGTGATGGCCACCGGGCACGGCGCGGTGCGGCCCTGTGACGGCGGTCTGCTGCTGCGGACCGCCGCGATGAACGGCGTCCGCGTCGATCCGGAGCGTCGTACGGTCCGGGTGGCCGCAGGGGCGTTGTGGGGCGACGTGGTCGCGGCCGCCGCGCCGTTCGGCCTGGCCCCGGTGTCGGGCAGTTCCCCCACGGTCGGCGTGGTGGGCTACACGCTCGGCGGCGGCGCGGGGTGGCTGTCGCGCCGGTACGGTTACGCGGCCGACGGGCTGATCTCGGCGGAGGTCGTGACCGCCGAGGGCGAGATCCTGACGGTCGGCGGCGATGATCATCAGGACCATCCGGATCTGCTGTGGGCCCTGCGCGGCGGGGGCGGCGCGTTCGCCCTCGTCACCGCGTTGGAGCTGCCGCTGTATCCGGTCGCCGAGGCGTACGCGGGCATGGCGGTGTTCCCGTTCGAGAACGCGGCGCGGGCGCTGGCCGTGTACCGGGACTGGGCGTGGGACGAGCCGGACCGTTCCAACACGGCGCTGATGCTGATGCGGATGCCGGACGCGCCGCACCTGCCCGAACCGCTGCGCGGCCGACCGGCGCTCGGGCTGCGGGCGTTCCACCTGGGCGACGCGGAGGAGGCGGAGGCGGTGCTGGCCCCGCTCCGCGCGGCGGCGGGGACGCCGTTGATGGACATGCTCCGCCCCATCACCTTCGCGGACACCTCCGCGCTGTTCGGCCCCCCGCCCGGGCCCTCCCGTGCCGAGGGGCGTCTGGAGCTGCTCCGCGACCTGCCGGAGGAGGCGGTCGCGGAGGTGATCGGCATCGTCGAGGACGGCGGTCCGGTCGCCGGGGTCGAGGTGCGGCATTGGGGCGGGGCGATGGACCGGCCGCCGGAGGGCGCGGGTCCCGTCGGCCACCGGGACGTCCCGTTCTCGGTGATGGTCGGTGCCGAGGCGGCGGGTCCGGAGGAGTCCGGTCCCGTCGGGGAGGCCGTGGCGAAGGCCGCCGCCCGCGTCCGCCCGTACGCCACCGGGGGCTCGTTCCTGAACTTCCTGGGCGACCCGGAGGCGACGGCGACGGCCTACACCGAGGAGGACCACCGGCGGCTGGTCGAGATCAAGAGGCGGTACGACCCGGAGGACCTGCTGTCGGGCGGCCACGACTTCCGCTGA
- a CDS encoding sensor histidine kinase, with the protein MGLGHGRAQGHGIVRGAVAVLVIMALQPLGALAAPPARTELDVLGVALLLAGSLALVALRWSPAAAVAGTTVGGFGYLLLGYPGTGAAVPVMISLFVAAKTGHRRIIPLPLAALALLVVSDLMLVKGGLPPRETVHDRFLLAGWLVASAALGGAFHQWGNYVQEAERRAAEAERTREETALRRAGEERLRIARELHDSLTHSISIIKVQAGVAVHLARKRGEQVPEALLAVQEASSEAMRELRATLEVLRDGDASGSGLDRLGELVQRARSAGLPATLTISGSERTVPAEVDQAAYRIVQEALTNVTRHAGPASAAVRIVYGTDALTVQVDDDGLGTGGLPESTGLGLLGMRERVAALGGRLRAEPRPEGGFTVRAELPVGGAS; encoded by the coding sequence ATGGGTTTGGGTCATGGAAGGGCGCAGGGGCACGGAATCGTGCGCGGAGCCGTGGCGGTGCTGGTCATCATGGCCCTCCAGCCGCTGGGAGCGCTGGCCGCGCCGCCGGCCCGGACGGAGCTGGACGTCCTCGGCGTCGCGCTGCTCCTCGCCGGCTCCCTGGCGCTGGTGGCGCTGCGGTGGTCGCCCGCCGCGGCGGTGGCGGGCACGACCGTGGGCGGGTTCGGCTACCTGCTGCTGGGCTATCCCGGGACCGGGGCGGCGGTCCCCGTGATGATCTCCCTGTTCGTCGCCGCGAAGACCGGGCACCGCCGGATCATTCCGCTGCCCCTCGCCGCGTTGGCGCTGCTGGTGGTGAGCGACCTGATGCTCGTGAAGGGCGGACTGCCCCCGCGCGAGACCGTCCACGACCGCTTCCTGTTGGCTGGCTGGCTGGTGGCCAGCGCGGCGCTCGGCGGGGCGTTCCACCAGTGGGGCAACTACGTCCAGGAGGCCGAGCGGCGCGCCGCCGAGGCCGAGCGGACCCGCGAGGAGACCGCGCTCCGCCGGGCGGGGGAGGAACGCCTCCGGATCGCCCGCGAGCTGCACGACTCCCTCACCCACAGCATCTCGATCATCAAGGTGCAGGCCGGCGTCGCCGTCCATCTGGCCCGCAAGCGCGGCGAGCAGGTCCCCGAGGCGCTGCTGGCCGTCCAGGAAGCCAGCAGCGAGGCCATGCGGGAGCTGCGCGCCACGTTGGAGGTCCTCCGCGACGGCGACGCCTCCGGCAGCGGCCTGGACCGGCTGGGGGAGTTGGTGCAACGCGCCCGGTCCGCCGGGCTGCCGGCCACCCTCACGATCAGCGGGTCCGAGCGCACGGTGCCCGCCGAGGTCGACCAGGCCGCCTACCGGATCGTCCAGGAGGCCCTGACCAACGTCACCCGCCACGCCGGGCCCGCCTCGGCCGCCGTCCGCATCGTCTACGGGACCGACGCCCTGACCGTGCAGGTGGACGACGACGGCCTCGGCACCGGCGGCCTGCCGGAGAGCACCGGGCTGGGCCTGCTCGGGATGCGCGAGCGGGTCGCCGCCCTCGGCGGACGGCTGCGCGCCGAACCCCGCCCCGAAGGCGGCTTCACGGTCCGCGCCGAGCTCCCGGTCGGGGGCGCCTCGTGA
- a CDS encoding response regulator, with protein sequence MIRVLLADDQPLIRAGFRALLDAEDDLEVVGEAGDGLRAAELAAAHLPDVVLMDVQMPGLDGIEATRRIAADPRLARVHVVILTNYGLDEYVYDALRAGAAGFMVKDTEPTDLLHGIRVAARGDALLSPAITRRLIGQFVSRPLDGRAEAGLDELTNREREVVALVAGGLSNDEIAEHFVISPVTVKTHVSRAMTKLRARDRAQLVVFAYQARLVTPP encoded by the coding sequence GTGATCCGGGTGCTGCTCGCCGACGACCAGCCGCTGATCCGCGCCGGCTTTCGGGCGCTCCTGGACGCCGAGGACGACCTGGAGGTCGTCGGCGAGGCCGGCGACGGGCTGCGCGCCGCGGAACTGGCCGCCGCGCACCTGCCCGACGTCGTCCTGATGGACGTCCAGATGCCGGGCCTCGACGGCATCGAGGCCACCCGCCGGATCGCCGCCGACCCCCGGCTGGCGCGCGTCCACGTGGTCATCCTCACCAACTACGGCCTGGACGAGTACGTCTACGACGCGCTGCGGGCCGGCGCCGCGGGCTTCATGGTCAAGGACACCGAGCCCACCGACCTCCTCCACGGGATCCGGGTGGCGGCGCGCGGCGACGCGCTGCTGTCCCCGGCCATCACCCGCAGGCTGATCGGCCAGTTCGTGTCCCGTCCCCTGGACGGCCGCGCCGAGGCCGGGCTCGACGAGCTCACCAACCGGGAGCGCGAAGTCGTGGCGCTGGTCGCCGGAGGGCTGTCCAACGACGAGATCGCCGAGCACTTCGTGATCAGCCCCGTCACCGTCAAGACCCACGTCAGCCGGGCGATGACCAAGCTGCGCGCCCGTGACCGGGCCCAACTGGTGGTGTTCGCCTACCAGGCCCGACTGGTCACCCCTCCATGA
- a CDS encoding DUF6882 domain-containing protein, which translates to MSGRTPTPAGFSPAFQRLGAALAAVVLHQQETLAEFLPREDWNADLTARTYSSGGVTVRVSLLGSYAVQEQTWLWGWANPQFGADHPAVAPTLVVRELGERLGIPEFVTPEVDLSWYDGPAGHGGELVAVAAGGVLGGGGYIGAGYDGGSAYLHVDDAQAPRASWDPIPVPRLVMNAVSLFPHDPRLTLARFLSHHRVPYAEGPRTIEARLPGGGSAHAAFDGLGRLAEWRTRTAPAPTPSIMEG; encoded by the coding sequence ATGTCTGGTCGCACCCCGACGCCGGCCGGGTTCAGTCCGGCCTTCCAGCGCCTCGGCGCAGCGCTCGCCGCGGTCGTCCTGCACCAGCAGGAGACCCTGGCGGAGTTCCTGCCACGCGAGGACTGGAACGCCGACCTGACCGCCCGCACGTATTCCAGCGGCGGCGTGACGGTGCGGGTGTCGCTGTTGGGCAGCTACGCGGTCCAGGAGCAGACCTGGCTGTGGGGGTGGGCCAACCCGCAGTTCGGCGCGGACCATCCGGCGGTGGCGCCCACGCTGGTGGTGCGGGAGCTGGGCGAGCGGCTGGGCATCCCCGAGTTCGTCACCCCCGAGGTGGACCTGTCCTGGTACGACGGCCCGGCCGGGCACGGGGGCGAGCTGGTGGCGGTGGCCGCCGGGGGCGTGCTGGGCGGGGGCGGCTACATCGGAGCGGGCTACGACGGCGGCTCGGCCTACCTGCACGTGGACGACGCGCAGGCGCCCCGGGCAAGCTGGGACCCGATCCCGGTGCCCCGGCTGGTGATGAACGCGGTCAGCCTGTTCCCGCACGATCCGCGGCTGACGCTGGCCCGGTTCCTGAGCCATCACCGGGTGCCCTACGCCGAGGGCCCCCGGACGATCGAGGCGCGGCTGCCGGGCGGCGGCTCCGCCCACGCCGCGTTCGACGGGCTCGGACGGCTGGCCGAATGGCGGACCCGGACGGCCCCGGCCCCCACCCCGTCGATCATGGAGGGGTGA